The DNA window TGGGCCGTCATGAACACGATCGGCACCGCTTCCATCCCGGCGACTTCGCGCAGCCGGCGAAAGGTTTCCCGCCCGTCCAGGTCTGGCATCATCTCGTCGAGCAGAACGAGTTGCGGCCCGAAGTCCGGAGCCTTGGCGACCGCCTCCGCGCCCGAAGCGCAACTTTCGACCGTGAACCCCCCCAGAGTTTCCAGGGCAAGCCTGACCACGTCGCGGATGTCGCGCGCGTCGTCGACGTGCATGATACGGCTGAGAGGGGGCATAAAAGTTATCGTCGGTCGTCGCCCTCGGGTACGGGTTGAACCTCATACGTTGCATCATTCTGTAACTGCTAACCGCGATTGTAAATTTCGAGGGATCGG is part of the Rhodospirillales bacterium genome and encodes:
- a CDS encoding response regulator; this encodes MPPLSRIMHVDDARDIRDVVRLALETLGGFTVESCASGAEAVAKAPDFGPQLVLLDEMMPDLDGRETFRRLREVAGMEAVPIVFMTAQAAPADVARLESFGALGVIAKPFDPTALADRVRAIWDTAVRR